Proteins encoded by one window of Octopus bimaculoides isolate UCB-OBI-ISO-001 chromosome 4, ASM119413v2, whole genome shotgun sequence:
- the LOC106873447 gene encoding FMRFamide receptor translates to MNISQENENTSFEEHCLDLNKDLGPFQFYTWGIGSNIIAITGILLNIFAIAVLTQPRMRSSTAVYLISLAVYDNVVLLSMIINFAIPTINTNEAFNDTYSFMYSYLQPIAYPIALIAQTGTIYTTVGFTVERYVAVCRPLQAANICTMNRSKKAVLCILLGSIMYNIPRMFEFETKTEWNSQYNHTRPTYSTTELGKNKIYKEVYFIYLNLLVMFLMPFTLLTYLNTCLINAIRTSRKSRMQMSSSAVKENNMTIMLISVVVVFLVCQLPSIADNILWTVLKNNQQNCSAAYIKFTTISNLMVVFNSACNFVLYCLFGKKFRRVFSKLFCSRFRRSTVRYQFRPESTTLVSHIRDNTTKLYHIQGHHEMESTSV, encoded by the coding sequence ATGAATATCTCCCAAGAGAACGAAAATACTTCATTTGAGGAGCATTGCTTAGACCTTAACAAAGACTTAGGTCCATTTCAGTTTTACACCTGGGGTATCGGCTCTAATATCATTGCAATCACTGGTATCTTACTGAATATCTTCGCCATCGCAGTACTGACTCAACCTCGGATGCGCTCCTCCACAGCCGTATACCTCATTTCACTGGCCGTATATGACAACGTCGTACTTCTTTCAATGATCATTAATTTCGCCATACCAACTATAAACACCAACGAGGCCTTCAATGATACATATTCGTTCATGTACAGCTACCTCCAGCCGATAGCTTACCCCATCGCTCTCATTGCACAAACAGGTACAATCTACACTACAGTTGGATTCACAGTGGAACGTTACGTAGCCGTTTGTAGACCTTTACAGGCAGCTAATATATGCACGATGAACAGATCCAAGAAAGCGGTCTTGTGTATTCTTTTAGGCTCAATTATGTACAATATACCTCGAATGTTTGAATTCGAAACGAAAACTGAATGGAATTCTCAATACAACCACACACGACCAACTTATAGTACCACAGAACTTGGCAAGAACAAAATCTACAAAGAagtctatttcatttatttaaatctcCTTGTGATGTTTTTGATGCCTTTTACATTACTTACCTATCTTAATACTTGTTTAATTAATGCTATTCGCACATCGCGCAAGTCTCGAATGCAAATGAGCTCTTCAGCTGTGAAGGAAAACAACATGACAATCATGCTAATATCCGTTGTTGTAGTATTTCTAGTTTGCCAGCTTCCATCAATTGCTGACAATATCCTCTGGACGGTACTTAAGAACAATCAACAAAACTGCAGTGCCGCTTACATAAAGTTCACCACGATCAGTAACTTGATGGTAGTTTTTAACTCAGCCTGTAATTTTGTTCTCTATTGTCTCTTTGGCAAAAAATTCAGGCGTGTTTTCAGCAAGTTATTCTGTAGTAGATTTCGTCGCTCGACAGTCCGGTATCAGTTTCGACCAGAATCAACCACTTTAGTTTCTCACATACGTGACAATACAACAAAACTTTATCACATACAAGGACATCATGAAATGGAAAGTACGTCAGTTTGA